A part of Macaca mulatta isolate MMU2019108-1 chromosome 12, T2T-MMU8v2.0, whole genome shotgun sequence genomic DNA contains:
- the CLK1 gene encoding dual specificity protein kinase CLK1 isoform X1: MRHSKRTYCPDWDDKDWDYGKWRSSSSHKRRKRSHSSARENKRCKYTHSKMCDSHYLESRCINEKDYHSRRYIDEYRNDYNQECEPGHRHRDHESRYQNHSSKSSGRSGRSSYKSKHRIHHSTSHRRSHGKSHRRKRTRSVEDDEEGHLICQSGDVLSARYEIVDTLGEGAFGKVVECIDHKAGGRHVAVKIVKNVDRYCEAARSEIQVLEHLNTTDPNSTFRCVQMLEWFEHHGHICIVFELLGLSTYDFIKENGFLPFRLDHIRKMAYQICKSVNFLHSNKLTHTDLKPENILFVQSDYTEAYNPKIKRDERTLINPDIKVVDFGSATYDDEHHSTLVSTRHYRAPEVILALGWSQPCDVWSIGCILIEYYLGFTVFPTHDSKEHLAMMERILGPLPKHMIQKTRKRKYFHHDRLDWDEHSSAGRYVSRRCKPLKKYGTSLNAHQQVDKENV, from the exons ATGAGACACTCAAAGAGAACTTACTGTCCTGATTGGGATGACAAGGATTGGGATTATGGAAAATGGAGGAGCAGCAGCAGTcataaaagaaggaagagatcACATAGCAGTGCCCGGGAGAACAAGCGCTGCAAATACACTCACTCTAAAATGTGTGATAG ccATTATTTGGAAAGCAGGTGTATAAATGAGAAAGATTATCATAGTCGACGCTACATTGATGAGTACAGAAATGACTACAATCAAGAATGTGAACCTGGGCATCGCCATAGAGACCATGAAAGCCGGTATCAGAACCATAGTAGCAAGTCTTCTGGTAGAAGTGGAAGAAGTAGTTATAAAAGCAAACACAGGATTCACCACAGTACTTCACATCGTCGTTCACATGGG AAGAGTCACCGAAGGAAAAGAACCAGGAGTGTAGAGGATGATGAGGAGGGTCACCTGATCTGTCAGAGTGGAGACGTACTAAGTGCAAGAT aTGAAATTGTTGATACTTTAGGTGAAGGAGCTTTTGGAAAAGTTGTGGAGTGCATCGATCATAAAGC GGGAGGTAGACATGTAGCagtaaaaatagttaaaaatgtgGATAGATACTGTGAAGCTGCTCGCTCAGAAATACAAGTTCTGGAACACTTGAATACAACAGACCCCAACAGTACTTT CCGCTGTGTCCAGATGTTGGAATGGTTTGAGCATCATGGTCACATTTGCATTGTTTTTGAACTACTGGGACTTAGTACTTACGACTTCATTAAAGAAAATGGTTTTCTACCATTTCGACTGGATCATATCAGAAAGATGGCATATCAGATATGCAAGTCTGTGAATT TTTTGCACAGTAATAAGTTGACTCACACAGACTTAAAGCCTGAAAACATCTTATTTGTGCAGTCTGACTACACAGAGGCATATAATCCCAAAATA AAACGTGATGAACGCACCTTAATAAATCCAGATATTAAAGTTGTAGACTTTGGAAGTGCAACATACGATGATGAACATCACAGTACGTTGGTATCTACAAGACATTATAGAGCACCTGAAGTTATTTTAG CCCTAGGGTGGTCCCAACCATGTGATGTCTGGAGTATAGGATGCATTCTTATTGAATACTATCTTGGGTTTACCGTATTTCCA acaCACGATAGTAAGGAGCACTTAGCAATGATGGAAAGGATTCTTGGACCTCTACCAAAACATATGATACAGAAAACCAG GAAACGTAAATATTTTCACCATGATCGATTAGACTGGGATGAACACAGTTCTGCTGGCAGATATGTTTCAAGGCGCTGCAAACCTCTGAAG AAATacggaaccagcctaaatgcccatcaacaagtggataaagaaaatgtatag
- the CLK1 gene encoding dual specificity protein kinase CLK1, with amino-acid sequence MRHSKRTYCPDWDDKDWDYGKWRSSSSHKRRKRSHSSARENKRCKYTHSKMCDSHYLESRCINEKDYHSRRYIDEYRNDYNQECEPGHRHRDHESRYQNHSSKSSGRSGRSSYKSKHRIHHSTSHRRSHGKSHRRKRTRSVEDDEEGHLICQSGDVLSARYEIVDTLGEGAFGKVVECIDHKAGGRHVAVKIVKNVDRYCEAARSEIQVLEHLNTTDPNSTFRCVQMLEWFEHHGHICIVFELLGLSTYDFIKENGFLPFRLDHIRKMAYQICKSVNFLHSNKLTHTDLKPENILFVQSDYTEAYNPKIKRDERTLINPDIKVVDFGSATYDDEHHSTLVSTRHYRAPEVILALGWSQPCDVWSIGCILIEYYLGFTVFPTHDSKEHLAMMERILGPLPKHMIQKTRKRKYFHHDRLDWDEHSSAGRYVSRRCKPLKEFMLSQDVEHECLFDLIQKMLEYDPAKRITLKEALKHPFFDLLKKTL; translated from the exons ATGAGACACTCAAAGAGAACTTACTGTCCTGATTGGGATGACAAGGATTGGGATTATGGAAAATGGAGGAGCAGCAGCAGTcataaaagaaggaagagatcACATAGCAGTGCCCGGGAGAACAAGCGCTGCAAATACACTCACTCTAAAATGTGTGATAG ccATTATTTGGAAAGCAGGTGTATAAATGAGAAAGATTATCATAGTCGACGCTACATTGATGAGTACAGAAATGACTACAATCAAGAATGTGAACCTGGGCATCGCCATAGAGACCATGAAAGCCGGTATCAGAACCATAGTAGCAAGTCTTCTGGTAGAAGTGGAAGAAGTAGTTATAAAAGCAAACACAGGATTCACCACAGTACTTCACATCGTCGTTCACATGGG AAGAGTCACCGAAGGAAAAGAACCAGGAGTGTAGAGGATGATGAGGAGGGTCACCTGATCTGTCAGAGTGGAGACGTACTAAGTGCAAGAT aTGAAATTGTTGATACTTTAGGTGAAGGAGCTTTTGGAAAAGTTGTGGAGTGCATCGATCATAAAGC GGGAGGTAGACATGTAGCagtaaaaatagttaaaaatgtgGATAGATACTGTGAAGCTGCTCGCTCAGAAATACAAGTTCTGGAACACTTGAATACAACAGACCCCAACAGTACTTT CCGCTGTGTCCAGATGTTGGAATGGTTTGAGCATCATGGTCACATTTGCATTGTTTTTGAACTACTGGGACTTAGTACTTACGACTTCATTAAAGAAAATGGTTTTCTACCATTTCGACTGGATCATATCAGAAAGATGGCATATCAGATATGCAAGTCTGTGAATT TTTTGCACAGTAATAAGTTGACTCACACAGACTTAAAGCCTGAAAACATCTTATTTGTGCAGTCTGACTACACAGAGGCATATAATCCCAAAATA AAACGTGATGAACGCACCTTAATAAATCCAGATATTAAAGTTGTAGACTTTGGAAGTGCAACATACGATGATGAACATCACAGTACGTTGGTATCTACAAGACATTATAGAGCACCTGAAGTTATTTTAG CCCTAGGGTGGTCCCAACCATGTGATGTCTGGAGTATAGGATGCATTCTTATTGAATACTATCTTGGGTTTACCGTATTTCCA acaCACGATAGTAAGGAGCACTTAGCAATGATGGAAAGGATTCTTGGACCTCTACCAAAACATATGATACAGAAAACCAG GAAACGTAAATATTTTCACCATGATCGATTAGACTGGGATGAACACAGTTCTGCTGGCAGATATGTTTCAAGGCGCTGCAAACCTCTGAAG gaattTATGCTTTCTCAGGATGTTGAACATGAGTGTCTCTTTGACCTCATTCAGAAAATGTTGGAGTATGATCCAGCCAAAAGAATTACTCTCAAAGAAGCCTTAAAGCATCCTTTCTTTGACCTTCTGAAGAAAACTCTGTAG
- the CLK1 gene encoding dual specificity protein kinase CLK1 isoform X2 — MLEWFEHHGHICIVFELLGLSTYDFIKENGFLPFRLDHIRKMAYQICKSVNFLHSNKLTHTDLKPENILFVQSDYTEAYNPKIKRDERTLINPDIKVVDFGSATYDDEHHSTLVSTRHYRAPEVILALGWSQPCDVWSIGCILIEYYLGFTVFPTHDSKEHLAMMERILGPLPKHMIQKTRKRKYFHHDRLDWDEHSSAGRYVSRRCKPLKEFMLSQDVEHECLFDLIQKMLEYDPAKRITLKEALKHPFFDLLKKTL; from the exons ATGTTGGAATGGTTTGAGCATCATGGTCACATTTGCATTGTTTTTGAACTACTGGGACTTAGTACTTACGACTTCATTAAAGAAAATGGTTTTCTACCATTTCGACTGGATCATATCAGAAAGATGGCATATCAGATATGCAAGTCTGTGAATT TTTTGCACAGTAATAAGTTGACTCACACAGACTTAAAGCCTGAAAACATCTTATTTGTGCAGTCTGACTACACAGAGGCATATAATCCCAAAATA AAACGTGATGAACGCACCTTAATAAATCCAGATATTAAAGTTGTAGACTTTGGAAGTGCAACATACGATGATGAACATCACAGTACGTTGGTATCTACAAGACATTATAGAGCACCTGAAGTTATTTTAG CCCTAGGGTGGTCCCAACCATGTGATGTCTGGAGTATAGGATGCATTCTTATTGAATACTATCTTGGGTTTACCGTATTTCCA acaCACGATAGTAAGGAGCACTTAGCAATGATGGAAAGGATTCTTGGACCTCTACCAAAACATATGATACAGAAAACCAG GAAACGTAAATATTTTCACCATGATCGATTAGACTGGGATGAACACAGTTCTGCTGGCAGATATGTTTCAAGGCGCTGCAAACCTCTGAAG gaattTATGCTTTCTCAGGATGTTGAACATGAGTGTCTCTTTGACCTCATTCAGAAAATGTTGGAGTATGATCCAGCCAAAAGAATTACTCTCAAAGAAGCCTTAAAGCATCCTTTCTTTGACCTTCTGAAGAAAACTCTGTAG